In Oncorhynchus clarkii lewisi isolate Uvic-CL-2024 chromosome 16, UVic_Ocla_1.0, whole genome shotgun sequence, one genomic interval encodes:
- the LOC139367627 gene encoding protein FAM43B-like, with product MLPWRRSKFVLVEDEAKTKPKSLGVGLTYQSIISSLVRSCPDLLPDSTPFDWLGSVFQSKRQTVELNKEEHTYNVRYLGSIVTITAKGGGCTQDPVAKIWQRSNYGEQSVKMMLTVGLQGIRMGTDKTGKKKPTHLYSLNRITCCTADPCRPKILAWIYRHQVKNKAVVLRCHAVLVSKSEKARAIAHSLYQTSTSAFSEFKRLKRQSDFRHCQQQLLGEDMVPLMPLRKLLNGQCHYRPPADSPGGPSTTRLCSITEEEEEEEEVEDEKVEEEGYEGDEEALKDTDLTQSYGSCEMSLGDIVNGLDECYININISISDSNNNTLTFVSSLV from the coding sequence ATGCTGCCCTGGAGAAGAAGTAAGTTTGTTCTCGTGGAGGATGAGGCCAAGACAAAGCCTAAGAGCCTTGGAGTGGGGCTGACCTACCAGTCCATCATCTCTTCCCTGGTGCGCTCCTGTCCCGACCTGCTCCCTGACTCCACTCCCTTTGACTGGCTGGGCTCCGTTTTCCAGAGCAAGAGGCAGACGGTAGAGCTCAATAAAGAGGAGCACACCTACAACGTTCGTTACCTGGGAAGCATCGTCACCATCACAGCTAAAGGAGGAGGCTGCACACAGGACCCTGTGGCTAAAATCTGGCAAAGGAGTAACTACGGAGAGCAGAGCGTCAAGATGATGTTAACAGTGGGTCTTCAGGGCATCCGGATGGGCACAGACAAGACAGGCAAGAAGAAGCCCACCCACCTATACTCTCTGAACCGGATCACCTGCTGCACAGCTGACCCCTGCCGGCCCAAGATCCTAGCCTGGATCTACAGACATCAGGTCAAGAACAAGGCAGTGGTTCTCCGGTGCCATGCCGTTCTGGTCAGCAAGTCAGAGAAGGCCAGGGCCATCGCACATAGTCTCTACCAGACGTCCACCTCAGCCTTCAGTGAGTTCAAGCGGCTGAAGAGGCAGAGTGATTTCAGGCACTGCCAACAGCAGCTGCTGGGGGAGGACATGGTGCCGCTGATGCCTCTGAGGAAGCTGCTCAACGGGCAGTGCCACTACCGGCCACCTGCCGACAGCCCTGGAGGCCCCAGCACCACCCGTCTCTGCTCCAtcacagaggaggaagaagaggaggaagaggtggaggatgAGAAGGTGGAGGAAGAAGGGTATGAGGGAGATGAAGAAGCTCTAAAGGACACTGACCTGACACAGTCATATGGGTCATGTGAGATGAGCCTAGGGGACATAGTTAATGGACTGGACGAGTGCTATATTAACATCAACATAAGCATCAGcgacagcaacaacaacacattGACATTTGTCAGTTCTCTAGTGTGA